One Myxococcus stipitatus genomic window, CCCGGAGCAAGCGGTGGGACGCGGACGGCGCGCTGCGCGCGGGCTTCTCGCCAGCGCTCACGCGACTCTCCTCCGTGCGGCTGGTGGCGAAGGGGCCGGGCACGCTGCGCGCCATCATCCGGACCCCGGAGGGCGTGGGCCTGCGGGATCGCGAGGCGGGCCTCTCCTTCGTCAACCCCGTCGTCTGCCACTACCAGGGAACGGGGACGTGGGAGACGTGCGCCCCGAGCATCCCCCTGACGAACGTGGACGCGGTGAGCGTGTTCCCCGAGCGGCCCGACGGCACGCTCGGAGAGATGGAAGTGCTCGGCGCGCGGTGACTCGCGCGCGGGCGACGGCTAGACGAGCAGCCCGCGCTCACGCGCGAGCTGGAAGATGGGCGTCGCGTCCTTCTTCAGCACCGCGCCCACGTCCTTGACGATGGAGTCGCCCGACTTGGCGACCGACAGGAAGTTGTCGAACGTCCGCGTCAGGATGAGCACGCCGGAGATGATGACGCGCTGGAGGTTGTGCTGCAGGTCGGTGCCCTCATAGATGAGCCACGCCTGCTCGACGCACGTCTTGCGGATCTCCAGCAAGAAGTTGTTGAGGACGGTGCGATCATTCGCGTCCGGCACCTTCGACTTCGAGCTCACCGACGCGACGTAGATCAGCTTGGTGCCGAGCTTCTTCGACGCCTCTTCCATCTGAGCCATGATCGCGGCGACGTCCTCCTTCGTCGGGGGACTCTGCCAGCGCGAGAAGATGACACGGTCGATGACTTCTGCCTTGTAGCTGAAGGAGCCAGTCACGAAGCCTCCGGTGAGGCGGACGGTTGACGAATCGAGAAGCGCCCGGCCGGCACGAACCCTGTGTGCCGCGCGTCCGGATATGTAGCAGGAACACTCCTTCCGTTGAAGAGATCGCCTGCTCGCACGCTCGCTGATTCACGTGCCCCTCCGCTCCACTTCAGCCGTGACGGACAAATCCAATCGAGGCGAGCAGATTCCTGAACACCGGGGACTCCTCGATACACCGATGACCCTCGAGGAGTGGGTGGGATTCACCTCGGGTGGGGGCGTGGTCAGCGAGCCGTGGGCGTGATGGCGCGGCGTGCGAGCACGGACTTCACGTCTTCCAGCGTCACGCCGAGGGGCTTCACGGCGACGAGCAGGTGGTAGAGCAGATCCGCGGCCTCCTCGGCGGCGCGCTCGCGGTCCGCGTCGGCGCACGCGGTGACCAGTTCGGCGGCCTCCTCGCCCAGCTTCTTGAGCCGCAGGTTGCGATCATCGAGGAGCCTGCGCGTATAGCTCGGCCGCGGTGCGTCCGTGGGAGGCTGGAGGGCGCGCGCGGCGAGCGTGGCGTCGAGCGCGGCCAGGGCATCCCAATGGCCGGGGCCGAAGCAGGTCTCCTCTCCGGTGTGGCACGCGGGGCCGGCCTTCTCCACGCGCGCGAGGACGGCGTCCCCGTCACAGTCCGCGCTCAGCGACACGACGCGCTGGGTATTGCCGCTGGTGGCGCCCTTGAGCCACAGGCCGCGCGAACGCGAGCGGTAGTGCATCTGCCCCGTGGAGAGCGTGAGCGACAGGGCCTCGCGGTCCGCGTGCGCCACCATCAGCACGTCCCCCGTGCGCGCGTCCTGCGTCACCACCGTCACCAGGCCGTTGCCCTTGGCGAAGTCGAGTCGGTCGAGGTCGAGCATCACGGGGCCCCCGTCGCGCCCAGCCGCTCACGCACCGCGCGCGCCAGGGCCGCGTTGGTGGCGATGCCATTGCCGCCGAAGGACGTGCGCCGCCCGCTCCAGTCGGTGAAGACGCCTCCGGCCTCCTCGATGATGGGCTGGAGCGCGGCGGCGTCCCACGGCGACAGCAGCTCGTCCACCATCACCTCCGCGCGGCCCGTGGCCACCAGCAGGTAGCCGTAGCAGTCACCCCACGTGCGGTCGACGGCCGCCTCGCGCGCCAGCCGACGCCACGCCTCTCCTCGTTCGGGGAACTGGAGGAAGCGCTCGTCCGTGGAGAGCACCACCGCGCCAGACACCTCCGCCACCTCGGAGACGCGCGCGGGCCGGTCGTTCCAGAAGCACCCCTGCCCCGGCGCGGCCACCAGCAGCTCCCCCACCGCGGGGAAGTACGCGGCCCCCACGAGGATGTGCTCCCCTTCCGCCAACGCCACCAGCGTGCCCCACAGCGGCACGCCCCGGATGAACGTCTTCGTCCCGTCGATGGGGTCGAGGATCCACCGCCGCCGGGCCCCTGGCCGCGTCTCCCCGAACTCCTCGCCCAGGATTCCGTCGTCGGGGAAGCGCGCCTCCAGCCAGTCGCGCGCGGTCTGCTCCGCGGTGCGGTCGGCGACGGTGACGGGTGTCCCATCGCTCTTGGTGTCCACCGCGATGCCGCCCCGGAAGAAGCCCAGCGCGACGTCGCCCGCCTTCCGGGCCACCTCCGCCGCCGCCTGCATCAAGCCCTGCGCCTGCGTCATGTCGTGCTCCGAATCGGCAAGCCGCTCTCGACGAGCAGCGATTTGATGGCGCCCACCGTGGTGAGCCCGTCGTGGAGGATGCCCGCCACCAGCGCCGCGTCCGCGCCCCCTCGGATGAACCCGTCGCGCACGTGCTCGGCGCTGCCCGCGCCACCGGAGGCGATGACGGGGACGGCCACCGCGTCCACCACCGCCCGCGTCAGCGCCAGGTCATAGCCGGTGCGCGCGCCGTCCTGGTCGATGCTGGTGAGCAGCACCTCCCCGGCGCCCCGGGCGACACACTCGCGCGCCCACGTCACCGCGTCCAGCTCCGTGGGTCGTCGCCCCCCGTGGGTGTGCACACGCCAACGCTCCCCGTCCCTGCGCGCGTCGATGCTGGCCACCACGCACTGGGCGCCGAAGCGCTCGGCGCACTCCGTCAGCAGCTCCGGCCGGGCGACCGCGGCCGAGTTGATGCTCACCTTGTCCGCCCCCGAGCGCAGGGCGCGCCCCACGTCCTCCACGGTGCGCACGCCGCCCCCCACCGTGAGCGGGATGAACAGCCGCTCCGCGGTGCGCTGGACCAGGTCCCAGAGCGTCTGTCGCTCCTCGTTGCTCGCGGAGATGTCGAGGAACGTCACCTCGTCCGCGCCCTCACGTTCGTAGCGCAGCGCCAGCTCCACCGGGTCC contains:
- a CDS encoding DofB protein codes for the protein MTGSFSYKAEVIDRVIFSRWQSPPTKEDVAAIMAQMEEASKKLGTKLIYVASVSSKSKVPDANDRTVLNNFLLEIRKTCVEQAWLIYEGTDLQHNLQRVIISGVLILTRTFDNFLSVAKSGDSIVKDVGAVLKKDATPIFQLARERGLLV
- the hisIE gene encoding bifunctional phosphoribosyl-AMP cyclohydrolase/phosphoribosyl-ATP diphosphatase HisIE, whose amino-acid sequence is MLDLDRLDFAKGNGLVTVVTQDARTGDVLMVAHADREALSLTLSTGQMHYRSRSRGLWLKGATSGNTQRVVSLSADCDGDAVLARVEKAGPACHTGEETCFGPGHWDALAALDATLAARALQPPTDAPRPSYTRRLLDDRNLRLKKLGEEAAELVTACADADRERAAEEAADLLYHLLVAVKPLGVTLEDVKSVLARRAITPTAR
- the hisN gene encoding histidinol-phosphatase gives rise to the protein MTQAQGLMQAAAEVARKAGDVALGFFRGGIAVDTKSDGTPVTVADRTAEQTARDWLEARFPDDGILGEEFGETRPGARRRWILDPIDGTKTFIRGVPLWGTLVALAEGEHILVGAAYFPAVGELLVAAPGQGCFWNDRPARVSEVAEVSGAVVLSTDERFLQFPERGEAWRRLAREAAVDRTWGDCYGYLLVATGRAEVMVDELLSPWDAAALQPIIEEAGGVFTDWSGRRTSFGGNGIATNAALARAVRERLGATGAP
- the hisF gene encoding imidazole glycerol phosphate synthase subunit HisF, producing MMLTRRLVVCLDVKGGRVVKGVRFEGLRDVGDPVELALRYEREGADEVTFLDISASNEERQTLWDLVQRTAERLFIPLTVGGGVRTVEDVGRALRSGADKVSINSAAVARPELLTECAERFGAQCVVASIDARRDGERWRVHTHGGRRPTELDAVTWARECVARGAGEVLLTSIDQDGARTGYDLALTRAVVDAVAVPVIASGGAGSAEHVRDGFIRGGADAALVAGILHDGLTTVGAIKSLLVESGLPIRSTT